One Aquarana catesbeiana isolate 2022-GZ linkage group LG06, ASM4218655v1, whole genome shotgun sequence genomic region harbors:
- the RALB gene encoding ras-related protein Ral-B, producing the protein MAANKNKTQSSLVLHKVIMVGSGGVGKSALTLQFMYDEFVEDYEPTKADSYRKKVVLDGEEVQIDILDTAGQEDYAAIRDNYFRSGEGFLLVFSITEHESFTATAEFREQILRVKAEEDKIPLLIVGNKSDLEDRRQVPVDEARGKSEEWGVQYVETSAKTRANVDKVFFDLMREVRSKKMSENKDKNGKKSGKSKKSFKQRCCLL; encoded by the exons ATGGCAGCCAACAAGAACAAGACGCAGAGTTCCTTGGTGCTGCACAAGGTGATCATGGTGGGCAGCGGTGGCGTGGGCAAGTCTGCTCTTACGCTACAGTTCATGTATGATGAG TTTGTAGAAGATTATGAGCCCACCAAGGCCGACAGCTACAGGAAGAAAGTGGTGCTGGACGGAGAGGAGGTTCAGATCGACATCCTGGACACGGCGGGTCAGGAGGACTATGCGGCCATTCGAGACAACTACTTCCGCAGTGGCGAGGGCTTCCTGCTGGTCTTCTCCATTACGGAGCATGAGTCCTTCACAGCAACAGCAGAGTTCAG AGAGCAGATCCTGCGTGTGAAGGCGGAGGAAGATAAGATCCCTTTGCTCATCGTAGGGAACAAATCGGATCTGGAGGACAGGAGACAAGTCCCTGTGGACGAGGCCCGAGGCAAGTCGGAGGAATGGGGCGTTCAGTATGTGGAGACTTCAGCCAAAACCAGAGCCAATGTAGACAAG GTTTTCTTTGACCTCATGAGGGAAGTCCGATCTAAGAAAATGTCAGAGAACAAAGACAAGAACGGAAAGAAAAGCGGTAAAAGCAAGAAGAGCTTCAAACAACGTTGCTGCCTACTGTGA